The following nucleotide sequence is from Rhizobium etli CFN 42.
CGGTCGGCAGAGAATAAACGGCCTGCATGCTTTTATATGCAGTCGAGAGAAGTGCATAAAGCGAGACGGCGACAGTGCTGGTTGTGTCAAGCATATCCATCGGATCTTCAGAACTCCCGAGGAAGCGAGCGAAATACAAAGCCGCGATCATGCAAAGCTGGAATTATGCTAGATAACGCCATGATAGTCTGGTGGCGCAGACTGTGGTCAGCTCCTTGCTGCATTTCACTGGAGGGACAACCGTCGTGCAAGAGCACGATTGACCCCGGCCGGACAGACTGCAGCACATCATTAACAATGGCGTCGGCCCCGGGAAGAGACCAGTCTCGCGGATCTACCGACCAGTGCACGGCAGTGAGTTCCGCATTCGCCGAAGCCTTGAGCACTTCTTCGGTCCAGATGCCGTAAGGAGCTCGGATGTGCCGCACCACCGCCTGAGGCGACGCCATTTTTATGGCTCTGTTTGTCTCGAGTATCTGACGTTGCACCTCGTCGGGTTCGCAGTCAGACAGGTCTGGATGCGTCATTGTGTGGTTGGCGACTTCATGCCCCTCTGCAATCATTCGCTGGATCAATTTCGATTGATCGGCCAGGAACTCGCCGATGACGAAGAATGTTGCCGGCACCCGGTGTTCAGCCAGAATATCGAGAATCTCCGGTGTACAAAATGGATGCGGACCGTCGTCGAACGTCAAATAAACGCTGTGACGACCAGTGCCGTCATCGCGCTCACCGTGCACTTCGCACGAGCAATCGAGGTGCGTCATTGCTCTCGTCCTTTCCGGTAAATTATCCTGGTGGCCATTCGGAGACCGGCCGCCCAAAGGTAGGATGATGACGCCGCGCGTGGACGCAGGTCGAAACGCGCGTGTGGCAGCGTGTAGCGTACGCCGTTTCCCAAAATAGCGGTCACCAGACCGCCTCGTTTGAATCTGTCAATACGCGGCTCGTTGCGGACTGTACCGAGTGCGAATGTAAATTCCCTCGACATGGTCGGAGTTGCGATTCCTTTTCCGCAACGGTTCCCAACGCACGTAAATCGCATGCAAAGGCCTCATAATCTTTGCCGATTTGCCAAAACGATCGATCTTGCGATCAAAGTGACGATTGGTCGCGAACCCCGACCTATCGACGATTGCAAGATGATGCAATGGGCTGATCGAACGCTTATGCTAGCATTACATTCCAAAGCCACACATTTGACCCCTCTACACCACTGGCGCGCCATCGACGACTTGATTTCCGTCAAGATGCTCGTCTAATGGATCATGCCATTCAATTCGTAAAATCGATTGTTTGGATGATACCCATCCACGCCATAGATAAAATTCGAGCCACAGTTCCTGCTAACGGACCGAGCCTGTTGTCGTGGCTGACGCCGGATTTCCGTCGTCGCTCCCTTGACGAACTTATCATGGCTCGGCATTGGCGGCTTTCTAACCTACTCTGGGTAAAGCTCCGGAGCAGATTGAAACCTTCCGGAAGCCTGAAAGCGCCGGATAGAATTGATCGGCTATGGCTGTCAAACGACTCGAGGAACTAGTCCCACTTGCCGAATTGAAGAACGGACCCCATCGGTTTGCGTTTCGTTAGATCCGAGCACTGGCCCCAATCTTCCGCAGACGGTCGGAGCGTCGCTTTTGGCTAAGCCGATAACTGTCGCCCGGATGGTGACCACCGTCGAGAGGTGAAAGCAGGCGGTCCAATAATGCTGTGACGACCACGCGACTATGGATCGAGCTGTTGTCGTAGCGCGGAACACATTTGGAAAACAAACGGGCGCGATGGGCCTCCAAGTGGAGGTAACCGAGCTCGTCTGAATCAACAACCTGGGCCGCGGCACGATCATCGACTGCTTGTCCAGCGAGCCGCAGTTGTGAGACTCGCCAGCATCGCCGCCACGGTGGCAGCCGTGACGCAATGGTGGCCACACTTATCCATCAAGCGGATGGAGATTATCCAAACAATCGATTTTACGGATTCCCCAGGATGCTCCAGAAGACGCATGAAATAGAGATCAGGTAGCGGGAAAGGACGGGAATTGGCTAGATCGGCGCCACCCTCGATGAATCGGCGAAGCGCGCCAACATGAGCCGTACCGCAACGTAAGCTCCGGCCTCTCGCTCCGAGCCAAGTGCGATGCCGATGGGTTGGATCGGGTGCGAGATAAACGACTGAACGATGACGGAGGGCTATGCGGCGGCTTCAATGCCCGGACTGAAAAGGCGTATGGCGCCGCAACTTCCAGTCTGGCGTAAAATGGTAAATCTGTGCGACGAAGGGTCATGCATAAAATTGGCGAGAATCACGAGCGTTGATGCAGGTCCGGGAATTGATATGCAAAATTTCAGCAGGATTTAAGCCGATGCGCTTTTCCAGAACAAGGCAACGAACATGCTCGCTGGCGACCTGAAGAGGGATCGGTATGTTGTTTCTCGACGGCGGACTGGTTTCGGTGATTGTCTCTGGTCGCTGGCGGCAGCTTGGCGCTATGCACAGCGAACGGGGCGGACGCTGGCCATCGATTGGCGTGGCTCCTGCTATCTCAATCAACCCTTCACGAACGCTTTTACGGTGTTCTTCGAGCCGATTCAAGATATTGCTGGCGTACGGGTTATTTGCGATGACCAGATCAACCAGTTCTCATTTCCGGGACCGTTCTTCCCATCATGGTGGAACAAGCCCTCAATCGAGAGCGTTTACCGCCCCGATGAGCAAATTTTCCGGGAACGTGACGAACTGACCGAGCTTCTTCAAGCCCAGGACGATACTGATGCCAACACGGTAGTCTGTGATGCCTGTTTAATGTGGCGGTGCGACCAAGCTGCCGAACGCCAGATATTTCAGAGCCTCAACCTTAGACCTGAAATTCAGGCTCGTATTCACGCCATCTATCAGGAGCACTTCAAGGGGCGCAGTATCATCGGTGTGCACGTACGGCATGGCAATGGCGAAGATATAATGGACCATACGCCCTACTGGGCCGATCCGGAGTTGGCCTTACGCCAGGTGTGCACTGCCATCGAGAAGGCCAAAGCGCTACCGCATCGACGCCCTGTGATGGTTTTCTTGTGTACGGACAGCGCGCAGGTACGGGACCATTTACTCGGTGTGTTCCCCGATCTAATCACTATCCCGAAATGCTTCCAGGCGGCCCAGGCCGGGCCATTACACAGTGCATCGCTGGGAGTGGACGGTGGTATCTCTGCTCTTACAGAGATGTACCTTCTCGCCCGATGCGATACGGTAATTCGCTTTCCGCCGACCAGCGCCTTTACGCGCTATGCCCGTCTCTTCGTGCCACGTGTTATTGAGTTCGACTTGAAAAATCCGACTCGCTTGATCTTGACTGATGAATCGTCCGAGCATGAGCCGGCTTGATGAACCGGCACTCCGCTGAACAAATTCTCGGCGCCCTCGCAGGATTGAGGAGAGGTGTTCACTGGATCGCGATGTGGGCGCAGCACCCGACGAGACAAGGCCGGGGCGCATCTTCTCCTAGCGTCTCGCGCGTCCAAAGGCTTGCCGGATCATTGTTGTGAAGGGTAGCTATTGGGCGCCTTCGGTGAATGGAAACGGCACCGTGCGCTCGACCCGCACCATTGGCATAGCAAGCTCGCACGTCGGCGATTCCGATGGGATGAGGACGTTCGCGCGCCACAGCCTCGTCGGCGCCTTAGCCGACGCCCTGCCTGATGCGAGGGCGTTCGTCGGGCTTGGTCGACAGATCGCCATCAAGCTGATTTCGTGCTCTATGCGGTCGTGGGCGTGGCCGGTGCCGTTCTTTATTCCCGCATCCCGACACGTCTGGCAAACCGCGCAACCACAGAAGCCGCCGCCGCGCTAGGTCCTTAGCGCCCATCGTCCTTGCAACTCGCAACTCACTCAGCCTCGACGCATTCGCAGGCGTGATAACGCCGGCTGCGAAAGACAGAAGATGCACTGTTGTAGTCTCCGGCTCCCGCCGCTGCTTGCATGACGGCTTGCGCCAGTCGTTGACAAAACTCAATTGGCCAGCCAGCATTTCCGTTGCCCGGCCATTTGTAATGACTAAGTCTGAGGTGGTGCCATGCCTCGCATGATCAGGTTCATACTCACGCGTTTGGCGACGGGGTTCGCAATTGGATCCGCCGTGGGCTTCTTCGTTTGGCAAAATGGATTTGCCGCGGCAGGCACGCTTGAGAATTATCTCGCGAAGGGCCTGTTCATCTACCTCTTCGCAAGCACCATCAGCATGGGTTATCTCGCGACGGCCCCTCGAAGAATAGCGCCGGACGCTCTCCGTCGCATGTTGGTGCTCGTTGCGCCCGTTCGTCTGCACTTCCCTATTAAGCCCGCCAGTCCGACGGTATCCGCATGTGTCGTCAGCGCCACCGTTGATGCGGACAAGGCCTGAAGCAAGCGATGAAGACAGTCGAGATCACAAAAACAATCCGTCCTGGTGCTTTTTTGCGCCTGGCCATAACGGAGCAAGCGATCGCCATATTGACGGTTGTCGAATTCCGGCGCGGTTATCGCCCTGCCCCGAGGTCAGCACGCCTTCCGCAGCAGATCGACGCTGTCAACCACGACGACCCTGCCTCTGACTTCGACCCCTGCAGGACCGAGGGCAGCGAAAGCCCGCGAAAGGGCTTCGGGCGCAACCCCGAGTTTGCCGGCCAGAATTCTTTTCCGGTAAGGCAGGCGAAAGGTGGCCTGCGATGCTGAGGCCGGGCAGCGGCTGACGAGGTAATTCGCAACACGCTGTGCAGCCGTGTGCAGCCGGTCTCCCGCTATGCAATCCATGGCACCGAGCAGATGCCGGGCCATGATGCGCATGACGTTGCGACGCATGACGGGGTCCCGGTCGGCAAGCGCCCGCAACTCCACAAGGTCGAACAACGCGACCTCTGCGCCGTCGGCGGACCATGCGCTGTAGGTGTAGGAGCCGCCTGCCGACAGGAGATATTCACCGAACGTCTCACCCGGTTCGCAGATGCAGATATCTGCCTGGCGCCCCGCGGATTCCGACTTCGAAAGTCGCACGAAGCCGCGCATCACGCAATAGACGAACGACGCCTGCTGGCCCTCGGCGATGATCCGCTCGTCCGGTGCGAAGATCTGGAACTGAGCCGTGTCGGCCAGTTCTTCTATCCTTGCTTTGTCCAGGCCGTGAAACAGGTCAGATCGCAAAAGTATGGGATGTCTCGATAGCATCGATCTTCCTTTCGTTTCGGCCGTGAGCGGTTCAAGGTCTTTTGCAATCGGTTTCGTCCTCGACGAGGATTCGCCAAGCTGCTCCTTCAAGGTCCTCGTACTGGCGGCTCGTCAGCGACCAGAGGAACGCCAGGAGACCCATTCCCCCCATCAGCAGTGCGATCGGCATCAGATAGATCAGCATGTTCATGCGGTTTCAACTTCCGCACGTCCGCCGGCAAGCGGCTCGCTCCGTAGGCCGAAGGCATTTAATCGCAGCGCATTCGTCACGACGATGATCGACGAAGTCGACATGGCCACCGCCGCTATCAGCGGCGTTGCCAGGCCGGCGATTGCGATCGGTACCGCAAGCACGTTGTAACCGATGGCGAGAGCAAAGTTCTGGCGAATGAGGCTGGCGGATCTTCGTGCAACGGCGATTGCCTCAGGAACGGCATCGAGACGATCGTTGAAGAAGATAAGGTCGGCGGCTTGCCTGCCGACGTCGGATGCGGTTGCAGGCGCCATCGAGACCTGCGCGGCGGCCAGCGCCGGTGCGTCGTTGATCCCGTCGCCGACCATGAGCACGCGATAGCCCTCGGCGCCCAGCCTCTGGAGTTCCTCGACCTTCTGTTTCGGCCCCAGGTCGCCCAGAGCTTTGCCGATACCGAGAGCCCGCGCTGTGTTGTCGACGACGGCCTGCCTGTCGCCGGATACTATCAACGTTTCGATACCGGCTGCAGCGAGCTGGCGGAAAGTCTCCGCGGCGCCCGGACGAAGCGTGTCGTCAAACAGGAAACGGGCGAGATCGACGCCGTTTTTCGACAGGACCACCTCCGAAAACGGAGTATCGCCCGCGGGCGTGAGCCCGGTTCCGCAGGCAAAGGCCCGGTTGCCGAGCCGATAGAAGTCCGCTCCTTGCCAGGCTTCCAGCCCCCCGCCGGCGATTTCCGTGACCCTGTCGAAGGCGAAGGGGTAAGAGATGTCTATGTCCCGCACCAGACCCTGGGAAAGCGGATGCCGTGAATGCGCCGCCATTGCGCAAACGATGGCTCTATTGCCCGCGATCGAGTCGATTCGGACGAGGCGGGGCCGGCCCATCGTCAGGGTGCCGGTCTTGTCGAAGGCCACGATGTCCGCGTCGGCCAGTCTTTCGAGCGCCGAACCGTCCTTCACCACGATGCCCCTGCGGAAAAGTTCGCCGGCGGCGACCACCTGGACCACCGGTACAGCAAGGCCCAATGCGCAGGGGCATGTGATGATCAGCACCGCGACCGCGACCAGCATGGCCTGTTTCCAATCGCCCCCAAGCAAGCCCCAGGCGAGAAAGGAGGCCAGCGCCAACAGGTGCACGGCGGGAGAATAAAGTGCTGCGGCGCGATCGGCGACCCGGCGATAACGAGCCCTGCCGCCCTCGGCCGCTTCCATCAGGCCGATGATCTCGGAAAGAAGCGAATCCCTTGCCACTTTGGTCGCCCGCAGGACGAGCGAACCGGTCAGGTTCATCGCACCCGAATTCAGCGCGCTGCCTGCGGCGACGGCGACCGTGCTGCTTTCACCGGTGACGATGGAGAGGTCAACATCGCTCTCGCCGCTGACGATCATGCCATCGACGGGAATGCGTTGGCCGGCGGCAATCGCGATGTTATCCCCGACGGCGATCTCTTCGACCGGGATGTAGTGCCGCGACCCGTCCGGCATCATCAGCTGCGCCCCGCGCGGCGCCAGTCTGGCAAGCCCGTTGATCGCGGCGCGGGCTTTTTCCCGCATCACATGATCGAGGGTTCTGCCGATCAGCAGGAAGAACAGCAGAGACACCGACGCGTCGAACCAGGCATGTTCGCCATGGTGCATGGTTTCCCATAGGGAGACCGCATAGGACAGCGTCACTGCAAGCGAGATCGGAACATCCATGTTGGTGCGCCTACGCTTGAGCCCGCTCCAGGCCGATTTGAAGAAGAAGCGTCCACCATAAACCAGCGCCGGCGCCGCGATCATCGCCGAGATCCAGTGAAACATGTCGCGCGTGGCCGCATCGGCGCCCGACCATACCGACACCGAGAGCATCATGATGTTGGCGGCCGCAAAGCCGGAAACTCCAATCGCCAGCAGTAGCTGGTTCCGGATCCTGTCGGTTTCGGGTGCTGTCGACGTGATGAGATGGGCGCGGTATCCGGCCAAGGTGATCGCGGCGAGGATTTCGGAGGGATCGGTCGCCTTCGCCTCGATCTCTTCCTGATAGACGCAGGTGACACGCCTGGCGGTGAGATTGACCCGGGCTTTCCTGACGAACGCAAGCGCCGACAGCGCTTTTTCGAGGGTCAATATGCAGTCGCCACAGTGGACGTCGGGCACGCTGAGGTCGACCTGGCGTAACCCAGCCCCGAGCGGGTGGCTTGCAAGGCATACCTCCTCGGCGCTGGCGGATGTCGCGCTGAGGCCGAGAACGCTTTCCGCATCCATCGAGCAGCAGGTCATTGGCGGAACTCCGCGGTGTCGAAGCGTTTGGCCTCATGCATGACGACCGCCCCGTTCATTCTCGATATGGCCTCGACGATCCAGTCGCCGGCGACAACCTGGTGATCGGCTTCGAACCGCCCTTCGCCCGTCTTCCGGAGCGTCACGCGGAAATCCTCATGATCGCCGACGGGCCGTTTGAAGTTCAGCGTGACATCATCGATGATCGCAGGCGTGCCGGCCTGGTCGTGGATGTCGTAACGGATTTGGCTGCCCTTAACGACGAGCGCGCCCTCGACGCCGGAGGCGGCCATTGCCTTCATCGCTGCCGCCCTGGTGTTGAATTCCTGGCTGGCCACATAGGTGTTTTCCACGACGATGCCACTCCAGCTGGACGCAGCATAGAAGGCCATGGTGGCGTTTACGGCGATCACTACGGCGAAGAATGCCGAGGTGGCAAGCAGCACGTGCAAGCCGGTAAAGCCCTGAGTAGAAGTCTTCATTTCACGTCTCCCGGCGCGTTGAACGCCGCGCGATAGCTCGCCCGGTCGGCTTGACCTGCGTCTTGACCTATATCTTCGATGACGAAGAGGAATTCGTTGATCTCTGCCCCGTCTGGGGCGCGCGTGACGAAGACCTTGAGCGTCGTGGCCGCGTCGGGTTCGACGTGAGCGGTGAAGCTGCGGGCATCCTGCCCGCCGAACTCGGGAATGCGCATTGTGCCCCCCTCCAGCCCGACGAGGGTGATGGTCACGTCCCGCGGCTTCGGCACCATGTTGAGGACATGCAGCGTGTAGCCGTTTCGGATGGAGCCGTCGCTTTCCAGAACATATTGAGGGTTCCGGTCGTGGATAACGTTGAGCCTGAGCCGATCGCGTAAGGCGAGATGGACGACCATGGCGACGCCGATCGATGCCCAGACGACACCGTAGAAGACAATTCTTCGGCGGAAGATGATGCGCCAGTCGAAATTCCGGACAGCTGGCATGAAGCTTCCGTCGTCGTTTCGGACATTGGAGGGCTGGATGGCTGTCCGTCCTCCGTCAGTAGCAAGCGACATGTTGCTCGAATATTCCTTGAGCGTCGCATAGGCGATCAGGCCGTGTGGCTTCCCGAGCTTGTCCATGACGCCGCCACAGGCGTCGATGCAGAGGGCGCATGTGATGCATTCCATCTGCTGGCCGTCGCGGATGTCGATCCCCATCGGGCAGACGGCGACGCAGGCATTGCAGTCCACGCAATCGCCCACCGGCAGACCCTGAGCCTTCTTGCCATGGCGCGACCGCTGCTCGCCCCGCCAGTCGTTGTAGGTGACAACAAGCGAATTCTCATCCAGCATCGCGCCCTGAATGCGCGGCCACGGACACATATAGGTGCATGTCTGTTCGCGCATGAGGCCGCCAAGCACATAGGTCGTCGCGGTCAGGGTGGCGATCGTGGCATACGCAGCGGCAGGAGCGCTGCCGTCAAACAGTGAAGCCGCCAGGCTCGGCGCGTCGGCAAAATAGAAGATCCATGCTCCGCCCGTGGCGATGGCGATCAGCAGCCAGATCGCGTGCTTGATCACCCGCTTCCTGAGCTTGTCGAAAGTGAAGGGGTCGGCATCGAGCTTCATCCGAGCGTTTCGGTCGCCTTCGACAGCGCGTTCGACGACGAGAAAGAGATCGACCCAGACGGTCTGCGGACAGGCATAGCCACACCAGGCGCGGCCGACAGCGGCGGTGAGGAGAAAGAGGCCGAAGCCCGCCATGACGAGCAGGCCCGCCACATAGTAGAATTCCTGCGGCCAGATCTCGATGAAGAAAAAGAAGAAGCGCCGCGAGGCGAGGTCGACGAGGATTGCCTGATTGGGCGCATAGGGACCGCGGTCCCAGCGAATCCACGGCGCGAGGTAATAGGTGCCAAGCGTGAGCAGCATCAAGACCCATTTGAACCGGCGAAAGGGCCCTTCGGCTCGTTTCGGAAAGATCTTCTTGCGCGGCGCATAGAGAGGCTGGCGGTTGCGCCGGGCGTTGACGGGTTCGACGCGAACGTGGTCAATGTCATTTAGATTAGGGCGGGTATAGAGATTCATAGGACCTGTCCGATTTTCACCACTCTTTTCCCAGCCGTGGCGGATCCGTTCCTTGATGCAGATCAAGAACGACCGTGCAGAAGCGAAAAGGCCACGCCCCAGAGTAAGGGCGTGGCCGGAGGACAGCGGCGGAGAAACCGCTGGGACGTCCTCCACAGGAGCTGAAACTATCGGCTCGTCTGCTTGTGGTCTTTGAGGCAGATCAAACTCACCATCGAATTGCCGATTTTTGCAGGGTCGTCCTGCTCCGAAGACGCAGGCATCTGTTGGGCGCGGGCTGAGACACGCGATCGGATAACAGCACGCGGCGCGCCGTAGAGAGGGAGGATCGGATTGCGGTCGTGGGCTGTCATGTCTCTTCTCCTTACGTGCCGCCGCCGAGCGCATGAACGAAAATAGTAAGCTCGTTTACCGTTGTGTCCCCCAGGCGCGCTGCCCAGGCAGGCATTACGCCATGTTTGGGAGAGGCAACCTGACGAAGGATGGCGTCTTCACCCCGCGACTTCAGCCAGATTGCGTCGGCGAGATCCGGCGCACCCATTTCCACCTTTCCTTTGGCGTCCTCGCCGTGACATGGGGCGCAATTGTCGAAGAAAACCTGTTTTCCGGCCGCCGCCAGACCGACATCCGAGGGCGTATTGGTCAGCCCCCAGACAAAGGCGGCGACCTGCTTCATCTGGATGGGCTCCAGAACACCGGCAAAGGGCGGCATTTCGGAGGAATGGCTATCCGTATCGCCGTCGAAGCGGATGCCATGAGAGATCGTGGCCTGGATGGCATTCAGATCCCCGCCCCACAGCCAGTCGTCGTCGTTGAGATTCGGAAACCCCGGACCGCCGCTCGCTCCCGATCCATGGCAGGGCGCGCAGTTCACCTTGAAAGCGGATGCGCCGCCAGCGATCGCGAATTTACGAAGAGCAGGATCCGCGTCGATCTCCTCCACTGTCTTGGCAGCGATCAGGTCATGGAACTCCGTCTGCGATGACTTAGCGAGATTGAGGTCCTGCTGCAGCTCGGCGCGCGTTGAATAACCGAGATAGCCGTTAGTGGCGGAAGTGATCATCGGGATGGCCGGGTAAGCGATGGCGTAGCCGATCGCCCAGAGGATCGTCACGTAGAAGGTCCAGATCCACCAGCGCGGCATGGGATTGTTGAGCTCTTGGATGCCGTCCCATTCATGACCCGTCGTTTCGACGCCGCTCAGTTCATCGATATGCTTTTGCGACATCTCAATCGTCCTTCAAGGGAATATCGGCGGCATCTTTGGCCGTCTGCTTGCTACCTGGGCGAAGGGTGAGCATGACCGCGCCGACGAAGAATGCGGCCATTGCCAGGAGGCCCCAGCTGTCGGAGAAGTGTCTCATTGCAGTGTAAGTTTCCATGGATCACCTCACCGGTAGCCGGTCGCGTCGTCATAGGTCGAGAAATTAACCAGCGTTCCGAGCATCTGCAGGTAGGACACCAGCGCGTCCATCTCGGTCAGCCGGGTTGGATCGCCGTCGAGATCGCCGACATTCGCATTTGGGTAGCGCTTGAGTAGAGCCGCCGTGTCCGCGTTCGGATCGGCCTGGGCTCTCATGTCGGCCTCGGCATTCGCCAGCATGTCGTCGCTGTAAGGCACGCCCACGTCCTCATTGGCCTTGAGGTCCTCTCCGATACTCCTGACCGTCACCTCCTTCTCTTCGAGGAAGGCGT
It contains:
- the nodB gene encoding chitooligosaccharide deacetylase NodB; its protein translation is MTHLDCSCEVHGERDDGTGRHSVYLTFDDGPHPFCTPEILDILAEHRVPATFFVIGEFLADQSKLIQRMIAEGHEVANHTMTHPDLSDCEPDEVQRQILETNRAIKMASPQAVVRHIRAPYGIWTEEVLKASANAELTAVHWSVDPRDWSLPGADAIVNDVLQSVRPGSIVLLHDGCPSSEMQQGADHSLRHQTIMALSSIIPALHDRGFVFRSLPREF
- a CDS encoding nodulation protein NodZ, with product MLAGDLKRDRYVVSRRRTGFGDCLWSLAAAWRYAQRTGRTLAIDWRGSCYLNQPFTNAFTVFFEPIQDIAGVRVICDDQINQFSFPGPFFPSWWNKPSIESVYRPDEQIFRERDELTELLQAQDDTDANTVVCDACLMWRCDQAAERQIFQSLNLRPEIQARIHAIYQEHFKGRSIIGVHVRHGNGEDIMDHTPYWADPELALRQVCTAIEKAKALPHRRPVMVFLCTDSAQVRDHLLGVFPDLITIPKCFQAAQAGPLHSASLGVDGGISALTEMYLLARCDTVIRFPPTSAFTRYARLFVPRVIEFDLKNPTRLILTDESSEHEPA
- a CDS encoding Crp/Fnr family transcriptional regulator, which gives rise to MLSRHPILLRSDLFHGLDKARIEELADTAQFQIFAPDERIIAEGQQASFVYCVMRGFVRLSKSESAGRQADICICEPGETFGEYLLSAGGSYTYSAWSADGAEVALFDLVELRALADRDPVMRRNVMRIMARHLLGAMDCIAGDRLHTAAQRVANYLVSRCPASASQATFRLPYRKRILAGKLGVAPEALSRAFAALGPAGVEVRGRVVVVDSVDLLRKAC
- the ccoS gene encoding cbb3-type cytochrome oxidase assembly protein CcoS, with protein sequence MNMLIYLMPIALLMGGMGLLAFLWSLTSRQYEDLEGAAWRILVEDETDCKRP
- a CDS encoding cation-translocating P-type ATPase — its product is MTCCSMDAESVLGLSATSASAEEVCLASHPLGAGLRQVDLSVPDVHCGDCILTLEKALSALAFVRKARVNLTARRVTCVYQEEIEAKATDPSEILAAITLAGYRAHLITSTAPETDRIRNQLLLAIGVSGFAAANIMMLSVSVWSGADAATRDMFHWISAMIAAPALVYGGRFFFKSAWSGLKRRRTNMDVPISLAVTLSYAVSLWETMHHGEHAWFDASVSLLFFLLIGRTLDHVMREKARAAINGLARLAPRGAQLMMPDGSRHYIPVEEIAVGDNIAIAAGQRIPVDGMIVSGESDVDLSIVTGESSTVAVAAGSALNSGAMNLTGSLVLRATKVARDSLLSEIIGLMEAAEGGRARYRRVADRAAALYSPAVHLLALASFLAWGLLGGDWKQAMLVAVAVLIITCPCALGLAVPVVQVVAAGELFRRGIVVKDGSALERLADADIVAFDKTGTLTMGRPRLVRIDSIAGNRAIVCAMAAHSRHPLSQGLVRDIDISYPFAFDRVTEIAGGGLEAWQGADFYRLGNRAFACGTGLTPAGDTPFSEVVLSKNGVDLARFLFDDTLRPGAAETFRQLAAAGIETLIVSGDRQAVVDNTARALGIGKALGDLGPKQKVEELQRLGAEGYRVLMVGDGINDAPALAAAQVSMAPATASDVGRQAADLIFFNDRLDAVPEAIAVARRSASLIRQNFALAIGYNVLAVPIAIAGLATPLIAAVAMSTSSIIVVTNALRLNAFGLRSEPLAGGRAEVETA
- a CDS encoding FixH family protein; this translates as MKTSTQGFTGLHVLLATSAFFAVVIAVNATMAFYAASSWSGIVVENTYVASQEFNTRAAAMKAMAASGVEGALVVKGSQIRYDIHDQAGTPAIIDDVTLNFKRPVGDHEDFRVTLRKTGEGRFEADHQVVAGDWIVEAISRMNGAVVMHEAKRFDTAEFRQ
- the ccoG gene encoding cytochrome c oxidase accessory protein CcoG, which codes for MNLYTRPNLNDIDHVRVEPVNARRNRQPLYAPRKKIFPKRAEGPFRRFKWVLMLLTLGTYYLAPWIRWDRGPYAPNQAILVDLASRRFFFFFIEIWPQEFYYVAGLLVMAGFGLFLLTAAVGRAWCGYACPQTVWVDLFLVVERAVEGDRNARMKLDADPFTFDKLRKRVIKHAIWLLIAIATGGAWIFYFADAPSLAASLFDGSAPAAAYATIATLTATTYVLGGLMREQTCTYMCPWPRIQGAMLDENSLVVTYNDWRGEQRSRHGKKAQGLPVGDCVDCNACVAVCPMGIDIRDGQQMECITCALCIDACGGVMDKLGKPHGLIAYATLKEYSSNMSLATDGGRTAIQPSNVRNDDGSFMPAVRNFDWRIIFRRRIVFYGVVWASIGVAMVVHLALRDRLRLNVIHDRNPQYVLESDGSIRNGYTLHVLNMVPKPRDVTITLVGLEGGTMRIPEFGGQDARSFTAHVEPDAATTLKVFVTRAPDGAEINEFLFVIEDIGQDAGQADRASYRAAFNAPGDVK
- the ccoP gene encoding cytochrome-c oxidase, cbb3-type subunit III, coding for MSQKHIDELSGVETTGHEWDGIQELNNPMPRWWIWTFYVTILWAIGYAIAYPAIPMITSATNGYLGYSTRAELQQDLNLAKSSQTEFHDLIAAKTVEEIDADPALRKFAIAGGASAFKVNCAPCHGSGASGGPGFPNLNDDDWLWGGDLNAIQATISHGIRFDGDTDSHSSEMPPFAGVLEPIQMKQVAAFVWGLTNTPSDVGLAAAGKQVFFDNCAPCHGEDAKGKVEMGAPDLADAIWLKSRGEDAILRQVASPKHGVMPAWAARLGDTTVNELTIFVHALGGGT
- a CDS encoding cbb3-type cytochrome c oxidase subunit 3, which produces METYTAMRHFSDSWGLLAMAAFFVGAVMLTLRPGSKQTAKDAADIPLKDD